In a genomic window of Sutcliffiella sp. FSL R7-0096:
- a CDS encoding adenine phosphoribosyltransferase, translated as MDLKKFVTIVPDWPKPGIQFKDITTLMDNGDAYRYATDQIVEYARDKEVDLIVGPEARGFIIGCPVAYSLGVGFAPVRKEGKLPREVARVEYGLEYGKDVLTIHKDAIKPGQRVLITDDLLATGGTIEATIKLVEELGGVVAGIAFLIELSYLDGRDKLDGFDILTLMKY; from the coding sequence ATGGATTTAAAGAAATTCGTAACAATCGTTCCTGATTGGCCAAAACCTGGAATTCAGTTCAAGGATATAACAACGTTGATGGATAATGGCGATGCATACCGTTATGCAACAGACCAAATCGTTGAATATGCTCGTGATAAAGAAGTAGATTTAATTGTTGGACCGGAAGCACGTGGATTTATCATCGGTTGTCCGGTTGCGTATTCTCTTGGAGTTGGTTTTGCGCCGGTTCGTAAAGAAGGAAAACTTCCACGTGAAGTAGCACGTGTGGAATACGGATTGGAGTACGGGAAAGATGTACTGACCATCCATAAGGATGCAATCAAACCAGGACAACGTGTATTGATCACGGACGACCTTCTTGCGACAGGCGGAACGATTGAAGCGACAATCAAGCTTGTAGAAGAGCTTGGAGGAGTGGTTGCAGGAATCGCCTTCCTCATTGAGTTATCCTACCTGGATGGCCGTGACAAGTTGGACGGATTTGATATCCTCACATTGATGAAGTACTAA
- the recJ gene encoding single-stranded-DNA-specific exonuclease RecJ: MLASKSRWNVKEPKREQVEQLIESMNIAPLIASLLVNRGLDTIDAAKEFLYTDDQDFHDPFLMEDMDKLVQRVNQAMEDSEKILVFGDYDADGVSSTTVMVTALREIGALVDFYIPNRFTEGYGPNENAFRQAKENGYSVIITVDTGISALHEAKIAKELNIDLIITDHHEPGPVLPDAYAIIHPKKETCTYPFDDLAGVGVAYKVAHALLGKNPEHLLEVAAIGTIADLVPLVGENRLLASKGIKKMKQTTRVGLKALLQKCGVELHTITEETVGFSIGPRINAVGRLDNADPAVHLLMTDDVEEAKMLAEEMETYNKERQQIVTQITEEAIKQVEEKYPPQENSFIIVEGNNWNAGVIGIVASRLVDRFYRPTIVLSLDEEKGLAKGSARSIIGFDLFENLSECRDILPHFGGHPMAAGMTLKIADVEELRQRMNQKAAAILTEEDYTPITEVDMECKVEEVTLETIEQLELLSPFGVNNPKPKVLVKGVLPQQIRQIGNKSNHLKLVIEQEGSSLDCVGFGFGEIYHHVSPGASLDVLGELSINEWNNFRKPQIFLKDIRVTDWQLFDIRSIKQLNQTLAGIDKEKLHILYFNERTLDDVMLQAELRPFATHINGETTPDITGKFVVILDIPAEKSLLSNLLEKAEPERIYASFYQKENHFFSTIPTREHFKWFYALLSKKGSFDLSKHAEDIAKHRGWSKETVDFISQVFFDLEFVTIDKGFIALNHAAKKRDFEESPTYRKKQQQVMLENLFLYSSYKQLKAWFDQHLTKQCTVHS, from the coding sequence TTGTTAGCTTCTAAATCAAGATGGAATGTGAAAGAACCAAAGAGAGAACAAGTCGAACAATTAATTGAATCAATGAATATTGCCCCACTTATTGCTTCCCTTTTAGTAAACAGGGGGCTTGACACAATAGACGCAGCAAAGGAATTTTTATATACAGATGACCAGGATTTTCACGACCCTTTTCTTATGGAGGATATGGACAAACTTGTTCAACGGGTTAACCAAGCAATGGAAGATAGCGAAAAGATCCTTGTATTTGGGGACTATGATGCCGATGGAGTCAGCAGCACGACTGTGATGGTTACTGCTCTTCGTGAAATCGGGGCGCTCGTTGACTTTTATATTCCAAATCGCTTCACAGAAGGATACGGACCAAACGAAAATGCTTTCCGACAGGCAAAGGAAAACGGTTATTCCGTCATTATAACGGTTGATACCGGGATATCAGCTCTACATGAAGCAAAGATTGCAAAAGAGCTGAACATCGACCTTATTATCACTGACCACCATGAACCTGGACCAGTGCTACCTGATGCTTACGCTATCATCCACCCGAAAAAGGAAACCTGCACCTATCCATTTGATGACCTTGCTGGAGTGGGAGTTGCTTACAAAGTTGCTCATGCGCTTTTAGGGAAAAATCCTGAGCACCTATTGGAAGTGGCTGCAATAGGTACTATAGCCGACCTTGTACCATTGGTAGGTGAAAATCGATTACTTGCATCAAAAGGAATCAAAAAGATGAAGCAGACGACAAGAGTAGGACTAAAAGCACTTCTGCAAAAATGTGGAGTGGAACTGCATACGATTACAGAGGAGACAGTCGGATTTTCCATCGGCCCAAGAATCAATGCTGTGGGTCGCTTGGACAATGCAGATCCGGCTGTGCACCTTCTAATGACGGATGATGTAGAAGAAGCAAAAATGCTTGCCGAGGAAATGGAAACGTATAATAAAGAGCGACAGCAGATTGTCACCCAGATTACAGAAGAAGCAATCAAGCAGGTAGAAGAGAAGTATCCTCCACAAGAAAACAGTTTTATTATCGTAGAGGGTAATAACTGGAATGCAGGAGTGATCGGTATTGTGGCATCACGCCTTGTCGACCGATTCTACAGACCGACCATCGTACTGAGCCTTGACGAGGAAAAAGGGCTGGCGAAGGGGTCGGCACGTTCCATTATAGGGTTTGACCTCTTTGAAAACCTTTCGGAATGCCGAGATATCCTCCCTCATTTTGGTGGACATCCAATGGCTGCCGGAATGACATTAAAAATAGCGGATGTAGAAGAGCTTCGTCAAAGAATGAATCAAAAAGCGGCTGCTATCTTAACGGAAGAGGATTATACCCCAATCACCGAAGTGGATATGGAATGCAAGGTGGAAGAGGTTACACTCGAGACGATTGAGCAATTGGAACTGCTTTCACCATTCGGTGTGAATAATCCGAAACCTAAAGTTCTCGTCAAAGGTGTGCTTCCACAGCAGATCCGCCAGATTGGCAATAAAAGCAACCACTTGAAACTTGTCATTGAACAGGAAGGAAGCTCCCTAGATTGTGTGGGGTTCGGTTTCGGCGAAATCTATCATCACGTCTCTCCAGGAGCATCACTTGATGTGCTTGGGGAATTGTCTATAAATGAATGGAATAACTTTAGAAAGCCTCAGATATTTTTAAAGGATATCAGGGTGACAGATTGGCAGCTATTTGATATCCGTTCTATTAAACAGCTTAACCAGACATTAGCAGGTATAGATAAAGAGAAACTTCATATCCTATATTTCAATGAAAGGACGTTGGATGACGTGATGCTCCAAGCGGAACTTCGTCCGTTTGCCACCCATATAAATGGAGAAACCACACCGGACATAACCGGGAAGTTCGTAGTCATTTTGGATATCCCGGCTGAGAAATCATTGCTTTCCAATCTGTTGGAAAAAGCTGAGCCTGAGAGAATCTATGCCTCGTTCTATCAAAAAGAGAATCATTTTTTCTCCACCATCCCAACAAGGGAGCACTTCAAATGGTTCTATGCCCTATTATCAAAAAAAGGGTCGTTTGATTTGAGCAAGCATGCTGAAGATATTGCCAAACATCGTGGATGGTCAAAAGAAACGGTAGATTTTATATCACAGGTGTTTTTTGACTTAGAATTTGTTACAATAGACAAGGGTTTTATCGCATTAAACCATGCAGCGAAAAAACGGGACTTTGAAGAGTCTCCCACTTATCGTAAAAAGCAACAGCAAGTGATGCTTGAAAACTTGTTTTTATATTCATCATATAAACAATTGAAAGCGTGGTTTGATCAGCATCTAACCAAGCAATGCACTGTTCATTCATAG
- a CDS encoding lipopolysaccharide assembly protein LapA domain-containing protein → MKTQWYLLAGVLFTIVVAIFAVLNVAPVEVNFLFGTAEWPLVLVILFSTLMGIVIAGSIGIYQVIMVKRRLQHKQHAGETTKKTAEAKETEAIESKNETVGERRRSR, encoded by the coding sequence ATGAAAACTCAATGGTATTTACTGGCAGGAGTGTTGTTCACGATTGTGGTGGCCATTTTCGCCGTGCTTAATGTAGCTCCTGTTGAAGTGAATTTCCTTTTTGGTACAGCCGAATGGCCCTTGGTACTCGTGATTTTATTTTCCACACTGATGGGAATCGTGATTGCCGGATCCATTGGAATCTACCAGGTGATCATGGTGAAGCGGAGGCTGCAACATAAGCAGCATGCAGGTGAAACAACAAAAAAGACAGCAGAAGCAAAGGAAACAGAAGCTATTGAGAGTAAAAATGAAACGGTAGGAGAGAGACGCAGGTCCAGGTGA